In a single window of the Mus musculus strain C57BL/6J chromosome 6, GRCm38.p6 C57BL/6J genome:
- the Lbx2 gene encoding transcription factor LBX2, whose amino-acid sequence MNSVHQRRTPFSIADILGPSMVPEAPSAPQLPEAGPDPASPLCALEELASKTFLGHSPRATPQPSEGRAAPEAPPGPGAGVRRRRKSRTAFTAQQVLELERRFVFQKYLAPSERDGLAARLGLANAQVVTWFQNRRAKLKRDVEEMRADVASLCGLSPGVLCYPALPDSTSSPDPGPSGPDSEPNLSDEEIQVDD is encoded by the exons ATGAACTCTGTACATCAGCGCCGGACACCCTTTAGTATCGCAGACATCCTAGGTCCGAGCATGGTCCCCGAAGCACCTTCTGCACCGCAGCTTCCCGAGGCCGGCCCTGATCCCGCGTCACCACTGTGTGCGCTGGAGGAGCTAGCAAGTAAAACTTTCCTGGGCCATTCCCCGCGGGCTACACCACAGCCTTCTGAAG GCAGAGCCGCCCCGGAGGCGCCGCCGGGGCCTGGCGCTGGTGTCCGGAGACGCCGCAAGTCTCGGACAGCGTTCACTGCACAGCAGGTGCTGGAGCTGGAGCGGCGATTCGTCTTCCAGAAGTACTTGGCACCGTCAGAGCGCGACGGACTTGCTGCGCGACTGGGCCTGGCTAATGCGCAAGTGGTCACTTGGTTCCAGAACCGTCGCGCCAAGCTCAAGCGGGATGTGGAGGAGATGCGCGCGGACGTGGCCTCCCTATGCGGGTTGTCCCCTGGAGTCCTGTGTTACCCAGCACTGCCAGACAGCACTTCAAGCCCTGACCCTGGCCCTTCAGGGCCCGATTCTGAGCCCAACTTATCAGATGAGGAGATACAGGTGGACGATTGA